A genomic region of Melanotaenia boesemani isolate fMelBoe1 chromosome 13, fMelBoe1.pri, whole genome shotgun sequence contains the following coding sequences:
- the ncoa6 gene encoding nuclear receptor coactivator 6 isoform X2 — protein sequence MAHRHTLPEMAQKTEYMEPDNESDRDSGVGEDAGEDADSCHKNSETKEYEVKEQVGFDQEEDSTVFIAFQGNIDDEDFAHKLETVLSGIPNMLDMGFERLHPQRVEPWNSVRVTFNIPRDAAERLRLLAQNNQQQLRDLGILSVQIEGEGAINVAVGPNRGQEVRVNGPIGAPGQMRMDGGFPGGVRMANPPMVPPGPGMVGQTILPGSSGQVHPRVQRPPSQTDVMDPMMPGMSIQQQQQQLQHQQAGSHGSGPMLPQAAHHMQALQAGRPTNQAALQQLQQQHHQQQQAQQQAQLQLGPRPPFNPSGQMAVPPGWNQLSSGVLQPQTPQGGPAWRKPPLQAQMVQRPPSLATVQTPNHPPPPYPFGSQQAGQVFNAMGQGQLQQQAGMGQFAAPQPKSQQAGPGGVTGPPRPPPPLPPTSGPQGNLTAKSPGSSSSPFQQGSPGTPPMMAQRPTTPQGFPQGVGSPGRAALSQQGNMQQGFMGMPQHGQPGTQVHPGMAKRPMGFPTPNFVQGQVSASTPGTPGGGPPQQLQSNQAMGHTGAQPSAPTPNSMQGPPHAQPNVMGVQSSMAGPPPGTTAGPSMGQQQPGLQTQMMGLQHQAQPVSSSPSQMIQGQGGGQTVLSRPINHGQRGGMTPPKQMIPQQGQGVMHGQGQMVGGQGHQAMLLQQQQQQSSMMEQMVANQMQGNKQPFGGKIPAGVMPGQMMRGPSPNVPGNMAQFQGQVGPQQMTPQQMTPQQQQQMAQLQQQQLQQQQQHQLQQQQLQQQQQQQQQHQQMNQQQPQQVPVTGNPNQAMGMHGQQMRLPAGHPLIHQQLQQQQLQQQQQKQQQQQAMLQQQQQQAAQQHPHAIGDPNSGTGDLGVQQMVPDMQAQQQQGMMGGPQHMQMGNGHFAGHGMNFNSQFPGQMPIGGPCGQPGGFPVSKDVTLTSPLLVNLLQSDISASQFGPGGKQGAGGGNPAKPKKKKPARKKKPKEGDGQQQAEGLGGLDVAAGIEDSELPNLGGEQGLGLDSTGQKLPDFANRPAGFPGQPGEQRVLQQVPMQFMQQQQQQQQQQQQQQMQHMQQQQIQQQQMQHQQQMQHQMQQQQMQQQQQQQQLQQQQIQQQQQMMQMQGLQNAQGQQGLAPQPASSQGQPQMHPHQLQQQQQAQQPHLQQQQQMMMMLKMQQEQTKNRMPIPPGGQLPPRGISNPAEVQRHPVSQQSNMPVMISLQGHGGVPPSPDKSRGIPLMVNPQIAGAARRMSHPDVAQGPQGTGTEEAPAGAHPKQERPGSTETGVQPGNGTQQIVTSQASNTHMMKQGPSPAQIPQHTGASPQQQLPTQPQQGGHMSGLHFPNVPTTSQSSRPKTPNRASPRPYHHPLTPTNRPPSTEPSEINLSPERLNASIAGLFPPKINIPLPPRQPNLNRGFDQQGLNPTTLKAIGQAPPSLTLTGNNGNTGGNNTNNSQQPFSSGAGVGASGAKQDKQPGGQSKRASPSNSRRSSPASSRKSATPSPGRQKGAKMTISCPPHQQQLVNPQGQTMMLSPSSVPQSPVSLPSQVSGCTETQQTQSSLHGIHGNSADGVRENQGIVTGEQRQIPQSQPQGQPLRELTAPRMASPRLPAPQYPKSDLETQAGTVDRQPTHPASMQDSEVSPALRGAPTSLNQLLDNTGVSNMPLRPTQSNNVVMGKDSPKSALDPDRSLNSNSLPTDRSVSGVTTTTVTETEAKPKISTPVSASSPTSQSISLPCSHPSSNVNSSTTVNLNQNLTCSGVNPSPNINLTSTHCSSVSTNTNAPSTVSANTVTSSQNSSASAVSAISGSSPAVNSATSTVKPSPSPKPVTSVHSVIQIPASSTTISPNQITVFVTSNPITSAPTPQPPTSMVSTMVAVPNKNARPQDIRQQSPGPRPQFITTAPVFINPVFQVPGSSVAPNTSVVSQSVTMVGSIQVSAANFQLSAAPSFTQATGTNMTSAQPTRGAVGQIQITTSMPSSAPVGTLLAPQQINSGTIKTESVSDTNSFQKSAVPVQQPSPHPNPSAPFQPPLASPPPCSSPATINTIRKSPVSPSPTAQVKNKPAPAAVSISGTGDSQQSTIERPPQGHTGAAPPQVFVPSTAPAIQTEAQAPRTTAVGSNITLSVVPSPAPAPSQVTGPTQIVVQAPVVLPASISSSAQAVNSQAPVVTFSTTTGVPSTTLLSSVTPVQSPVPSIVPIVAAPGPVDVAHNTASPVANPSVVPPGQSDAPGAKPAVPPAAAPAESTQTAPAPVQQEASQEAVTEKTGEEVPTGSEQGWAKKRKTPINLVPSTAVEKPKGPSRRSSRAEKEVEEEPVADSGIRKRSARPATSTAVKETGASPTQAKRRKSK from the exons GGCATACCTAACATGCTTGATATGG GTTTTGAGAGACTGCATCCCCAGCGTGTGGAGCCATGGAACAGTGTACGTGTTACATTCAACATTCCTCGGGATGCGGCTGAGCGACTCAGACTGTTGGCCCAGAACAATCAGCAGCAGCTTAGAGATCTGGGAATACTTTCTGTTCAGATAGAAG gGGAAGGAGCCATTAATGTGGCTGTTGGACCAAATAGAGGACAAGAAGTTAGAGTTAATGGACCAATTGGTGCACCTGGTCAGATGAGGATGGATGGTGGCTTTCCAG GAGGGGTAAGAATGGCAAATCCGCCGATGGTTCCCCCTGGCCCTGGTATGGTAGGTCAGACTATATTACCAGGCAGCAGTGGACAGGTCCATCCTCGTGTTCAGAGACCACCTTCACAAACAG ATGTGATGGATCCAATGATGCCGGGGATGTCCattcagcagcaacagcagcaactTCAACACCAACAAGCTGGTTCCCACGGCTCAGGCCCCATGCTTCCTCAAGCTGCCCATCATATGCAGGCTCTGCAGGCTGGGAGGCCAACCAACCAggcagctctgcagcagctccaacaACAGCATCACCAACAGCAGCAGGCCCAGCAGCAAGCTCAGCTTCAACTTGGACCTAGACCTCCATTCAACCCTTCTGGCCAGATGGCTGTGCCTCCTGGCTGGAATCAGTTATCTTCTGGCGTCCTACAGCCACAGACACCCCAAGGAGGCCCTGCCTGGAGAAAACCTCCACTCCAAGCCCAGATGGTTCAGCGCCCACCCTCTCTAGCTACAGTTCAGACTCCCAATCATCCTCCACCCCCATATCCATTCGGCAGCCAGCAGGCTGGGCAGGTATTCAATGCCATGGGGCAAGGACAGTtgcagcagcaggcaggaatgGGTCAGTTTGCTGCTCCCCAGCCTAAAAGTCAACAGGCTGGCCCTGGTGGTGTCACAGGACCACCAAGGCCCCCACCACCCCTACCACCAACCTCTGGACCACAGGGCAACCTCACTGCCAAGTCTCCTGGGTCATCCTCATCTCCATTTCAGCAGGGTTCACCAGGAACACCTCCCATGATGGCTCAGAGACCTACTACTCCACAAGGATTCCCCCAAGGCGTTGGTTCTCCAGGAAGAGCAGCCCTCAGCCAACAGGGTAACATGCAACAGGGATTCATGGGAATGCCCCAGCATGGACAACCTGGGACCCAAGTTCACCCAG GCATGGCAAAGCGTCCCATGGGCTTTCCAACCCCAAACTTTGTTCAAGGTCAGGTGAGTGCCAGCACTCCAGGAACTCCCGGTGGAGGACCACCGCAGCAGTTACAGAGCAACCAAGCAATGGGTCACACAG GAGCCCAGCCATCAGCACCTACACCAAACTCAATGCAAGGACCGCCCCATGCTCAGCCCAACGTTATGGGTGTGCAAAGTAGCATGGCAGGTCCACCCCCTGGTACAACAGCTGGACCTAGTATGGGCCAGCAGCAGCCTGGCCTCCAGACCCAGATGATGGGCCTCCAGCATCAGGCCCAGCCTGTGTCCTCCTCCCCCAGCCAGATGATTCAAGGCCAGGGTGGAGGTCAGACTGTCCTTTCAAGGCCCATCAATCATGGGCAGAGAGGAGGGATGACCCCGCCTAAGCAGATGATTCCACAGCAAGGCCAGGGGGTGATGCATGGGCAGGGTCAGATGGTTGGAGGCCAAGGGCACCAGGCCAtgctcctgcagcagcagcagcaacaaagcTCAATGATGGAGCAAATGGTTGCCAACCAGATGCAGGGAAACAAGCAACCATTTGGAGGCAAGATTCCAGCAGGGGTTATGCCTGGCCAGATGATGCGTGGTCCTTCGCCAAATGTTCCAGGTAATATGGCTCAGTTCCAAGGCCAGGTTGGCCCACAGCAGATGACACCACAGCAGATGACTCCACAACAGCAACAGCAAATGGCTCAACTTCAGCAACAACAGttacaacaacagcagcagcatcagttgCAGCAACAACaattacaacaacaacagcagcagcagcaacaacaccagcagatgaaccaacaacaaccccAGCAGGTTCCAGTTACTGGTAATCCTAATCAAGCTATGGGCATGCATGGGCAGCAGATGAGACTTCCTGCTGGCCATCCTCTCATCCATCAACAGCTACAGCAACAGCAgttgcagcagcaacagcagaaacaacaacaacaacaagccatgttacaacaacagcagcaacaggCAGCTCAGCAGCACCCACATGCCATAGGAGATCCGAACAGTGGGACGGGAGACTTAGGAGTCCAGCAAATGGTCCCTGATATGCAGGCACAGCAGCAACAAGGCATGATGGGAGGCCCCCAGCACATGCAGATGGGAAATGGACACTTTGCAGGTCATGGCATGAACTTCAACTCTCAGTTTCCAGGTCAGATGCCAATTGGAGGACCCTGTGGACAGCCAGGTGGCTTTCCTGTTAGCAAAGATGTTACACTGACTAGCCCACTGCTGGTCAATCTGCTACAGAGTGATATCTCAGCCAGCCAGTTTGGGCCAGGAGGAAAACAGGGTGCAGGTGGAGGAAATCCGGCTAAGcctaagaaaaagaaaccagCACGAAAGAAGAAACCAAAAGAGGGAGATGGACAACAGCAAGCAGAGGGACTTGG TGGTCTTGATGTGGCTGCTGGCATAGAGGATTCTGAATTGCCAAATCTGGGTGGAGAGCAAGGTTTGGGCTTGGACAGTACAGGCCAAAAACTCCCTGATTTTGCTAACAGACCTGCAG GCTTTCCTGGTCAACCTGGAGAGCAGAGAGTACTTCAACAGGTACCCATGCAGtttatgcagcagcagcaacagcagcagcagcagcagcaacaacaacaaatgcagCACATGCAACAGCAGCAAATACAACAACAGCAaatgcagcatcagcagcaaATGCAACATCaaatgcaacaacaacaaatgcagcaacagcagcagcaacaacagttacaacaacaacaaatacaacaacagcaacagatGATGCAGATGCAGGGTCTCCAGAATGCTCAGGGGCAACAGGGGCTGGCACCGCAACCTGCTTCAAGTCAAGGCCAACCCCAGATGCATCCtcaccagctgcagcagcagcagcaagctCAACAGCCACACCTGCAACAACAG cagcagatgatgatgatgcttaAGATGCAGCAGGAACAGACAAAGAATCGCATGCCCATTCCCCCAGGAGGGCAGCTCCCTCCTCGGGGTATAAGCAATCCAGCAGAGGTTCAGAGACATCCTGTCTCACAGCAAAGCAACATGCCAGTAATGATCAGCCTTCAAGGACATGGAGGTGTTCCACCATCACCTGACAAATCCAGAGGGATACCCCTGATGGTCAACCCACAG ATTGCAGGGGCTGCCCGGAGAATGTCTCATCCTGATGTGGCGCAGGGTCCCCAAGGAACTGGGACTGAGGAGGCCCCTGCAGGTGCACACCCAAAGCAAGAAAGGCCTGGTAGCACAGAAACTGGGGTGCAGCCTGGAAATGGGACCCAACAGATTGTGACCAGTCAAGCCTCAAATACTCACATGATGAAACAAGGCCCATCTCCAGCTCAAATTCCCCAACATACTGGAGCCAGCCCCCAGCAACAGTTACCAACTCAGCCTCAACAAGGAGGCCACATGTCTGGTCTCCATTTTCCTAATGTCCCTACAACTTCACAGAGCTCGAGGCCTAAAACCCCCAACAGAGCCAGCCCCAGGCCATATCACCATCCCCTCACCCCAACTAATCGTCCTCCTAGTACTGAGCCCTCTGAAATTAACCTTTCACCTGAGAGGCTAAATGCCTCTATTGCAGGCCTGTTTCCTCCCAAAATTAACATTCCTCTGCCTCCAAGACAGCCGAACCTTAATAGGGGGTTTGATCAGCAAGGTCTGAACCCAACAACTCTGAAAGCCATTGGGCAGGCCCCCCCTAGCCTTACTCTAACAGGCAACAATGGCAATACAGGTGGAAATAACACTAATAACAGTCAACAGCCTTTCTCTTCTGGTGCTGGTGTAGGGGCTTCGGGTGCTAAACAGGACAAACAGCCTGGAGGGCAAAGTAAGAGAGCAAGCCCTAGCAATAGTCGAAGGTCAAGTCCAGCCTCTAGTCGCAAGTCAGCCACTCCAAGTCCAGGAAGACAGAAGGGGGCAAAAATGACTATCTCCTGCCCTCCTCACCAACAGCAGTTAGTAAATCCCCAAGGACAAACAATGATGCTAAGTCCTTCCTCAGTACCTCAGAGTCCAGTATCTCTGCCTTCACAAGTGAGTGGATGCACAGAGACTCAACAGACCCAGAGTTCCCTCCATGGGATTCATGGTAACTCAGCTGATGGAGTCAGGGAAAATCAGGGAATCGTTACTGGAGAGCAGCGACAAATACCCCAGTCTCAACCACAGGGACAACCTTTGAGGGAATTAACAGCCCCCAGGATGGCAAGTCCTCGCCTTCCTGCACCTCAGTATCCTAAATCTGATTTGGAAACACAGGCTGGCACAGTCGATAGGCAACCAACACACCCAGCATCTATGCAGGACTCAGAAGTCTCACCAGCTCTCAGAGGAGCTCCAACCTCCCTCAATCAATTACTGGATAACACAGGTGTTTCAAACATGCCGCTTCGGCCCACGCAGAGTAATAATGTTGTCATGGGAAAAGACAGCCCAAAGTCTGCCTTAGATCCAGACAGATCACTTAACAGCAATTCCCTGCCTACAGATAGATCAGTGTCTGGTGTCACTACTACTACTGTAACTGAAACAGAGGCTAAACCCAAGATTTCTACTCCAGTCTCTGCTAGCAGTCCCACCTCGCAGTCTATTTCACTTCCCTGCTCACACCCTTCCAGTAATGTAAACTCCAGTACTACGGTTAATCTTAACCAAAACCTCACCTGTAGCGGTGTCAATCCCAGTCCAAATATAAATTTAACTTCTACACATTGCAGCTCAGTCAGTACTAACACTAATGCCCCTTCAACTGTAAGTGCCAATACAGTCACTTCCAGCCAGAACAGTTCTGCCTCAGCTGTTTCTGCCATTTCTGGCTCCAGCCCTGCTGTTAATTCAGCCACTTCAACTGTTAAGCCAAGCCCCAGCCCTAAACCTGTGACAAGTGTGCACTCAGTCATTCAGATTCCTGCATCTTCAACCACCATTTCCCCCAACCAGATCACAGTGTTTGTCACCTCAAACCCCATCACTTCTGCCCCCACTCCACAGCCACCCACATCTATGGTCTCCACCATGGTAGCTGTCCCTAACAAGAATGCCAGACCCCAGGACATCCGGCAACAGAGTCCTGGACCTCGGCCTCAGTTTATCACCACCGCCCCTGTATTTatcaacccagttttccaggtTCCAGGTTCGTCTGTGGCGCCCAACACATCAGTGGTATCACAGTCTGTCACCATGGTGGGGTCTATCCAGGTGTCTGCTGCAAACTTTCAGCTTTCTGCTGCCCCAAGCTTCACACAGGCCACAGGAACTAATATGACCAGTGCCCAGCCCACTAGAGGGGCTGTTGGACAAATACAGATAACCACTAGCATGCCCTCATCAGCCCCTGTTGGTACTCTCTTGGCTCCTCAGCAAATTAACTCAGGAACCATCAAAACAGAAAGTGTGAGTGACACAAATTCCTTTCAAAAATCTGCTGTCCCGGTCCAGCAGCCATCTCCCCATCCAAACCCATCAGCTCCCTTTCAGCCCCCTCTGGCTTCTCCGCCTCCCTGCTCTAGTCCTGCTACTATTAACACCATTCGAAAGAGCCCAGTGTCTCCATCTCCCACTGCTCAAGTAAAAAATAAGCCTGCACCAGCTGCAGTATCTATTTCTGGCACAGGTGACTCCCAGCAAAGCACTATAGAAAGGCCTCCACAGGGGCATACAGGGGCTGCCCCACCACAGGTCTTTGTTCCTTCTACTGCTCCGGCCATTCAGACGGAAGCGCAGGCTCCTCGTACTACTGCTGTTGGTTCAAACATCACTCTGTCTGTAGTTCCTTCTCCAGCCCCAGCTCCTAGTCAAGTTACTGGTCCTACTCAGATTGTTGTTCAGGCTCCAGTTGTTCTGCCAGCTTCAATCTCAAGCTCAGCACAAGCTGTAAATTCTCAAGCCCCTGTTGTGACTTTTAGCACTACCACTGGGGTCCCCTCCACTACTTTGCTCTCTTCAGTCACTCCTGTACAAAGTCCTGTACCGTCTATTGTTCCTATTGTTGCTGCACCTGGACCTGTTGACGTTGCCCACAACACAGCCTCTCCAGTTGCTAACCCCAGCGTAGTTCCACCAGGTCAATCTGATGCTCCAGGTGCAAAGCCTGCTGTGCCACCAGCTGCAGCACCTGCTGAATCCACACAGACTGCTCCAG cacctgttcaacaagAAGCTTCACAGGAAGCCGTCACAGAGAAAACTG gagAAGAGGTCCCAACTGGTTCTGAGCAAGG ATgggcaaagaaaagaaagacgcCCATCAACTTAGTCCCAAG